From the Nitrobacter hamburgensis X14 genome, one window contains:
- a CDS encoding DUF6352 family protein → MKDFWISCGHHLLDRGPGGGLVATDEFLKAYFIRPELMPPPDACVFERKLHAALLAQPRRPVDAADISAIGDPDARENWRFVLAFRELLLRHQTLEAAYLALMRGRAVTLPPLFVNQLTHVILRNVLDGCDDPFVLRAGELFFRPQRIMPSQQSVTAADEEWIASANPTPAAPLLSLLDIPADGQIEVMDDANAGSYWRRSDMFDLGLDLSAGGRGLAALAEAMTRWIRHLLAVDVTIEPLAELRDAKFTWYVGLDSEATRIGDRLWNDESLDGDMAAQVAALFRLVFSDHTAIIDGRMNEPVYLILATSPDHILRMKPQNLVTGLPVKHLEAAS, encoded by the coding sequence ATGAAGGATTTCTGGATATCCTGCGGCCATCATCTGCTCGACCGCGGACCGGGCGGCGGGCTGGTGGCAACCGACGAATTTCTCAAGGCCTATTTCATCCGGCCCGAATTGATGCCGCCGCCGGATGCTTGCGTGTTCGAACGAAAATTACATGCGGCGTTGCTGGCTCAACCACGACGGCCCGTTGACGCGGCCGACATTTCCGCAATCGGCGATCCCGACGCGCGAGAAAACTGGCGGTTTGTGCTGGCGTTTCGCGAACTGTTGTTGCGCCACCAGACCCTCGAGGCCGCCTATCTCGCCTTGATGCGTGGCAGGGCGGTTACCTTGCCGCCGCTGTTCGTCAATCAACTCACACACGTGATCCTGCGCAACGTGCTCGATGGCTGCGACGATCCGTTCGTCTTACGGGCCGGCGAACTGTTTTTCCGCCCGCAGCGCATCATGCCGAGTCAACAATCCGTGACGGCGGCCGATGAGGAATGGATCGCGAGCGCGAATCCGACGCCCGCGGCGCCGCTCTTGTCGTTGCTGGACATACCCGCCGACGGACAGATCGAGGTCATGGACGACGCGAATGCTGGCAGCTATTGGCGTCGAAGCGATATGTTCGACCTGGGGTTGGATCTCTCGGCCGGAGGGCGTGGTCTGGCTGCCCTTGCAGAAGCAATGACCCGGTGGATCAGGCACCTGCTCGCAGTCGATGTGACGATCGAGCCGCTCGCGGAGTTGCGCGATGCAAAATTCACCTGGTACGTGGGACTTGATTCCGAGGCTACCAGGATCGGCGACCGGCTTTGGAATGATGAATCCCTCGACGGCGACATGGCCGCCCAAGTCGCGGCGCTTTTCCGGCTTGTGTTTTCAGACCATACAGCCATCATCGATGGGCGGATGAATGAGCCAGTCTATCTGATTTTGGCGACATCGCCCGACCACATTCTGCGAATGAAACCGCAGAATCTGGTCACCGGACTGCCCGTCAAGCATCTGGAGGCCGCAAGTTGA
- a CDS encoding Cro/CI family transcriptional regulator, giving the protein MRDSGLDRAIQVAGGQAELARRIGISQPSVSNWNRVPAERVIAVEAVTGISRLELRPDLYSELAVADDVDVDDVDVGRAQEYALLATLLSRAPPDTLLAQLARLRGDATPLELAHTRLAQAASTITPVVVEREYFDLFLGLGRGELLPYASFYLTGFLNERPLSRLRQDLAALGIERAENNFEPEDHAATLCEIMAGLAGGCIPASRDAQRLMFEKHIAPWMGRLFADMENAAGANFYRPVGALGRLFLEIEAEAFTLTN; this is encoded by the coding sequence ATGCGCGATTCAGGATTAGATCGGGCAATTCAGGTGGCTGGTGGGCAGGCTGAGCTTGCCCGTCGAATAGGCATCTCGCAGCCATCGGTGTCGAACTGGAACAGGGTACCCGCCGAGCGGGTGATCGCTGTAGAAGCCGTAACCGGCATATCGCGCCTGGAACTTCGTCCTGACCTTTATAGTGAGTTAGCCGTGGCTGATGACGTTGACGTTGACGATGTTGATGTCGGCCGTGCCCAGGAATATGCGCTGCTCGCCACGCTGCTCTCGCGCGCGCCACCGGATACGTTGCTCGCACAGCTCGCCCGACTGCGCGGCGATGCGACTCCGCTGGAGTTGGCGCACACCCGGCTGGCACAAGCGGCGTCGACGATCACTCCCGTTGTCGTCGAGCGCGAATACTTCGACCTGTTCCTCGGCCTGGGGCGAGGCGAATTATTGCCGTACGCATCGTTCTATCTGACCGGCTTCCTCAACGAGCGGCCGCTGTCGCGCCTGCGGCAGGATCTCGCCGCGCTCGGCATTGAACGTGCCGAGAACAATTTCGAGCCGGAGGATCATGCGGCGACGCTGTGCGAGATCATGGCCGGTCTGGCAGGCGGCTGCATCCCGGCTTCCAGAGATGCACAGCGCTTGATGTTTGAGAAACATATCGCGCCCTGGATGGGGCGTTTGTTCGCCGATATGGAGAACGCTGCCGGCGCGAATTTCTACCGTCCGGTCGGAGCGCTCGGCCGTCTGTTTCTGGAGATCGAAGCGGAGGCCTTTACGCTCACCAATTGA
- the fdh3B gene encoding formate dehydrogenase FDH3 subunit beta: protein MARMKFLCDADRCIECNACVTACKNEHEVPWGINRRRVVTINDGKPGERSVSMACMHCTDAPCAAVCPVNCFYTTEDGVVLHSKDLCIGCGYCFYACPFGAPQYPKVSNFGSRGKMDKCTFCAGGPEADGSKEEYEKYGANRLAEGKLPLCAEMCSTKSLLAGDGEIIAEIYKERVTKRGYGSGAWGWQTAYRETITS, encoded by the coding sequence ATGGCCCGGATGAAATTTCTCTGCGACGCTGATCGTTGCATCGAATGCAACGCATGCGTTACGGCCTGCAAGAATGAGCATGAGGTGCCATGGGGGATCAATCGGCGTCGGGTCGTGACCATCAACGACGGCAAGCCGGGCGAACGCTCGGTCTCGATGGCGTGCATGCACTGCACCGACGCGCCATGTGCCGCGGTGTGCCCCGTAAACTGCTTCTACACCACGGAAGACGGCGTGGTGTTGCACTCCAAGGATCTTTGCATCGGCTGCGGCTATTGTTTCTATGCATGTCCGTTCGGCGCGCCGCAGTATCCGAAGGTCAGCAACTTCGGCTCGCGCGGCAAGATGGACAAGTGCACGTTCTGCGCTGGCGGTCCGGAAGCCGACGGCTCCAAGGAAGAATACGAGAAATATGGAGCCAATCGTCTTGCCGAAGGTAAACTACCTCTGTGCGCGGAGATGTGCTCGACCAAATCGCTGCTCGCGGGCGATGGCGAGATCATCGCGGAAATCTACAAGGAAAGGGTGACCAAGCGGGGGTACGGTTCCGGCGCATGGGGTTGGCAGACAGCCTACCGGGAAACCATCACGTCGTAA
- a CDS encoding twin-arginine translocation signal domain-containing protein, whose product MKNDNDEGEAAVGRRSFLRGVGVGALGVGALAISPLASPAEADSETYDEKRKSRYRVTDDVKAYYRVNRYPS is encoded by the coding sequence ATGAAAAACGACAACGATGAGGGTGAAGCAGCCGTCGGCCGTCGTAGTTTTTTGCGCGGGGTCGGCGTCGGTGCGCTGGGTGTCGGCGCGCTGGCTATATCGCCGCTTGCGTCGCCCGCCGAGGCCGATAGCGAGACCTACGATGAGAAGCGCAAATCCCGCTACCGGGTAACCGACGACGTCAAGGCATATTACCGCGTCAACCGTTATCCGAGCTGA
- a CDS encoding molybdopterin molybdotransferase MoeA, whose product MAQLSDDCFAFGGPMMSVDDAVGLIATSVSAVTDTETVLLLDSDGRVLARNVTAPLPLPPFTNSAVDGYAVRSEDITKTTENILPVVGRIQAGAAAYEPLKAGHAARIFTGAPIPPGADTVFMQEDVRIDPSGKVVLPPGLRPGANVRPAGEDIPQGEIGLRAGQRLSPQHVALAAAFGLTRLKVVRRIRVAVFSTGNELAAPGEARAGAQLFDSNRFMLMAMLRRLGCEITDLGIVRDDLTSLAGGLKKVAGECDLILTTGGVSTGEEDHVKAAVERIGTLVMWRMAIKPGRPVAMGIIGGTPLIGLPGNPVASFVTFVHVVRPTVLALSGALPEPLMPMPVRAAFTYKKKPGRREYVRASLRKADDGKLEAIKFPREGAGLLSSLVETDGLVELGETISRVEPGQGVGFLPYASLL is encoded by the coding sequence ATGGCTCAATTGTCCGACGATTGCTTTGCCTTCGGCGGACCGATGATGTCGGTCGACGACGCGGTCGGCCTGATCGCTACGTCCGTCAGCGCGGTCACGGACACCGAAACGGTGCTTCTTCTCGACAGCGATGGACGCGTGCTCGCACGCAACGTTACCGCGCCGTTGCCGTTGCCGCCTTTCACCAATTCCGCGGTCGATGGTTACGCGGTGCGTAGCGAGGACATTACGAAAACGACGGAGAATATCCTGCCGGTGGTCGGCCGCATTCAGGCCGGCGCTGCGGCATACGAGCCGTTGAAGGCCGGTCATGCTGCGCGCATCTTTACCGGTGCGCCGATTCCGCCGGGCGCCGATACGGTGTTCATGCAGGAAGACGTCCGGATCGATCCATCCGGCAAGGTCGTTTTGCCGCCTGGCTTGAGGCCGGGAGCCAATGTCCGTCCTGCGGGCGAGGACATCCCACAAGGCGAGATTGGCTTGCGTGCCGGCCAGCGCCTGAGCCCGCAGCACGTCGCGCTCGCCGCCGCGTTCGGCTTGACCCGGCTTAAGGTCGTCAGGCGGATCCGTGTCGCGGTCTTTTCGACCGGCAACGAGTTGGCCGCGCCGGGCGAAGCGCGTGCCGGCGCGCAACTCTTCGATTCCAACCGCTTCATGCTGATGGCGATGCTGCGCAGGCTCGGCTGCGAGATTACCGACCTTGGCATCGTCCGTGACGACCTCACATCGCTCGCCGGCGGTCTGAAGAAGGTCGCAGGCGAATGCGATCTGATCCTGACCACCGGCGGCGTTTCGACGGGCGAAGAGGATCACGTCAAGGCGGCGGTTGAAAGGATCGGCACGCTGGTGATGTGGCGCATGGCGATCAAGCCGGGCCGTCCCGTCGCGATGGGGATCATCGGCGGCACGCCCTTGATCGGATTGCCGGGCAATCCGGTCGCGAGCTTCGTCACCTTCGTCCATGTCGTGCGGCCGACGGTGCTGGCGTTGTCGGGCGCCTTGCCCGAACCGCTTATGCCGATGCCGGTGCGCGCGGCTTTTACCTACAAGAAAAAGCCCGGCCGACGCGAATATGTCCGCGCCAGCTTGCGCAAGGCCGACGATGGCAAACTCGAGGCGATCAAGTTTCCGCGCGAGGGCGCCGGGCTTTTGTCATCGCTGGTCGAAACCGATGGTCTGGTCGAGCTCGGTGAAACCATCAGTCGGGTCGAGCCCGGGCAGGGCGTCGGGTTTCTTCCTTATGCCAGCCTGCTGTGA
- a CDS encoding formate dehydrogenase subunit alpha, translated as MLIKRSQRQNAQIARGGSALGTLTEPGKGFDRRTFLRRSGLAAGGLAALSTLPLGTVRKAEAAAAGPLTSGATVRKSVCTHCAVGCTVTAEVLNGVWIGQEPSWDSPINRGSHCAKGASVRELVHNERRLRYPMKLVNGQWTRVSWDTAIDEIGDKLVQVRQKSGGDSVYWLGSAKMTNEGSYLFRKLGAFWGTNNTDHQARICHSTTVTGVANTWGYGAMTNSFNDIRNSKTQIIMGGNPAEAHPVSLQHLLEGAELNKANVVVIDPRMTRTAAHATEYVRLRPGTDIPVLYGMMWHILKNGWEDKEFIRQRVYGFDDLRKEAEKWNPEEVERVSGVPGAQLERVAKMFATEKPATLIWCMGQTQHTVGTANVRASCIALLLTGNVGKPGTGANIFRGHDNVQGATDVGLDIVTLPFYYGLAEGAWKHWSRVWEVEYDYLVSRFDDKKSMETPGIPLTRWFDAVILPKADVAQKDNVKAVFVQGHASNSITRIPESMKGLKALELLVIADPHPTTWASLAVQAGRKDGVYLLPVATQFECKGSRVASNRSLQWGEQIVKPVFESKDDLEVMYLVAKKLGFADKLFKNIKVEDNLPVAEDILREMNRGSWSTGYCGQSPERLKAHMKNQNKFDLVTMRAPKDDPEVGGDYYGLPWPCWGSPEVRHPGTPLLYNTNLAVMDGGGCFRPRFGLEREEKLPDGSTRKVSLLADGSYSKDSEIKDGYPEFTLASLKKLGWDKDLTESEMATINKVNPDKPDTVSWALDLSGGIQRVALMHGCVPYGNGKARMNAFGLPDPIPVHREPIYSPRVDLVSKYPTLPDAKQFRLPNIGFSVQKAAVEKGIAKQFPLVLSSGRLVEYEGGGEESRSNPWLAELQQDMFIEISVADAAERGIKDGGWVWVTGAENSSKARMKALVTERVGKGVAWMPFHFGGWFGGVDLRNNYPKGTDPIVLGESANTITTYGYDPATGMQEPKVTLCQIVAA; from the coding sequence GTGCTGATCAAGAGATCACAGCGACAGAATGCGCAAATCGCGCGCGGCGGTTCGGCTCTCGGAACGCTGACCGAGCCGGGAAAAGGCTTCGACCGCCGCACGTTCCTGCGCCGTTCCGGTCTGGCCGCCGGCGGTCTTGCCGCGTTGAGCACGCTGCCGCTCGGCACCGTCCGCAAGGCCGAAGCGGCGGCTGCGGGGCCGCTGACGTCGGGCGCGACGGTTCGTAAAAGCGTGTGCACGCATTGCGCCGTCGGCTGCACCGTCACCGCCGAGGTGCTGAACGGTGTCTGGATCGGCCAGGAGCCGAGCTGGGATTCGCCGATCAATCGCGGCTCGCACTGCGCCAAGGGCGCATCGGTGCGCGAACTCGTCCATAACGAGCGCCGCCTCCGCTACCCGATGAAACTTGTCAACGGACAATGGACGCGCGTTTCGTGGGATACGGCCATCGACGAGATCGGCGACAAGTTAGTGCAGGTCCGCCAGAAGTCGGGCGGCGACTCGGTCTATTGGCTCGGTTCGGCGAAGATGACGAACGAAGGGTCGTATCTGTTCCGCAAGCTCGGTGCGTTCTGGGGCACCAACAACACCGATCACCAGGCGCGCATCTGCCATTCGACAACTGTGACCGGCGTGGCCAACACCTGGGGCTACGGCGCGATGACCAACAGCTTCAACGATATTCGTAACTCCAAAACGCAGATCATCATGGGCGGCAATCCCGCCGAAGCGCATCCGGTTTCGCTACAACATCTTCTTGAAGGCGCCGAATTGAACAAGGCGAATGTCGTCGTGATCGATCCGCGCATGACGCGGACCGCCGCACATGCGACCGAGTACGTGCGGCTGCGGCCGGGAACAGACATTCCGGTTCTGTACGGAATGATGTGGCACATCCTCAAGAATGGCTGGGAAGACAAGGAATTCATCCGGCAACGCGTTTACGGTTTCGACGATCTTCGCAAGGAAGCGGAGAAGTGGAATCCGGAGGAAGTCGAACGCGTCAGTGGCGTTCCGGGCGCGCAGCTTGAGCGCGTCGCCAAGATGTTCGCGACGGAAAAGCCGGCGACGTTGATTTGGTGCATGGGGCAGACCCAGCATACGGTCGGCACCGCGAATGTGCGCGCGAGTTGCATCGCCTTGCTGCTGACCGGCAATGTCGGCAAACCCGGCACCGGCGCTAACATCTTCCGCGGCCATGACAACGTGCAGGGCGCGACCGACGTCGGGCTCGATATCGTGACGCTGCCTTTCTACTACGGCCTGGCCGAAGGCGCCTGGAAGCACTGGTCGCGTGTCTGGGAGGTCGAATACGACTATCTGGTGTCACGTTTCGACGACAAGAAATCGATGGAAACGCCCGGCATTCCGCTGACGCGGTGGTTCGACGCCGTTATCCTTCCAAAAGCCGACGTGGCCCAGAAAGACAATGTGAAGGCGGTGTTCGTGCAGGGACACGCCAGCAACAGCATTACGCGAATCCCCGAATCGATGAAGGGACTAAAGGCGCTGGAATTGCTCGTCATCGCCGACCCGCATCCGACCACATGGGCTTCGCTCGCGGTACAAGCCGGCCGCAAGGACGGTGTTTATCTTCTGCCTGTCGCCACGCAGTTCGAATGCAAGGGCTCGCGCGTCGCCTCGAATCGCTCGCTGCAATGGGGTGAGCAGATCGTGAAGCCGGTCTTCGAGTCGAAGGACGACCTCGAGGTCATGTATCTTGTCGCCAAAAAGCTCGGCTTTGCAGACAAGCTGTTCAAGAACATCAAGGTCGAGGACAACCTGCCGGTGGCGGAGGATATCCTTCGCGAGATGAATCGCGGGAGCTGGTCGACCGGCTATTGCGGCCAATCGCCGGAACGCCTCAAGGCGCACATGAAAAACCAGAACAAGTTCGATCTGGTCACCATGCGCGCGCCAAAGGACGATCCGGAAGTCGGTGGGGACTATTACGGCTTGCCGTGGCCGTGCTGGGGTTCGCCGGAGGTGCGGCATCCGGGCACGCCCCTGCTCTACAACACCAATCTTGCGGTCATGGACGGCGGCGGTTGCTTCCGCCCGCGTTTCGGACTCGAGCGCGAGGAGAAGCTGCCCGATGGCAGCACCCGCAAGGTCAGCCTGCTCGCGGACGGTTCCTATTCGAAGGATTCGGAAATCAAGGACGGCTATCCCGAATTCACGCTGGCGAGCTTGAAGAAGCTTGGCTGGGACAAGGATCTGACCGAGAGCGAGATGGCCACGATCAACAAGGTCAATCCCGACAAACCGGATACGGTGTCCTGGGCGCTCGATCTCTCGGGCGGTATTCAGCGCGTCGCGCTGATGCACGGCTGCGTTCCCTACGGCAACGGCAAGGCGCGCATGAACGCCTTCGGTCTGCCGGATCCGATCCCGGTGCATCGCGAACCCATTTACTCTCCGCGTGTCGATCTGGTGTCGAAATATCCGACGTTGCCGGACGCCAAGCAGTTCCGCTTACCCAACATCGGCTTCTCCGTGCAGAAGGCCGCGGTCGAGAAAGGAATCGCCAAGCAGTTTCCGCTCGTCCTCTCCTCAGGCCGCCTGGTCGAATATGAGGGCGGCGGCGAGGAGTCGCGGAGCAATCCGTGGCTCGCCGAATTGCAGCAGGACATGTTCATCGAGATCAGCGTCGCGGACGCCGCCGAACGCGGCATCAAGGACGGCGGCTGGGTCTGGGTGACGGGCGCCGAGAACAGCTCGAAAGCGAGGATGAAGGCGCTGGTGACCGAGCGGGTCGGCAAGGGCGTGGCGTGGATGCCGTTCCACTTCGGCGGATGGTTCGGAGGCGTCGATTTGCGCAACAACTACCCGAAGGGGACCGATCCGATCGTGCTGGGCGAGAGTGCCAATACGATCACGACCTACGGCTACGATCCTGCAACGGGCATGCAGGAACCGAAGGTCACGCTCTGTCAGATCGTCGCGGCATAA
- a CDS encoding sulfurtransferase TusA family protein — protein MNRTKLDLTGLKCPLPALKTRKALKPLRAGDLLEVHCTDPLSVIDIPNLIRETGDKVEITERNEQRIVFLIEKTNGAIEI, from the coding sequence ATGAACAGGACGAAGCTTGATCTCACCGGACTGAAATGTCCGTTGCCCGCCTTGAAGACAAGGAAGGCGCTGAAGCCATTGCGGGCGGGCGATCTGCTCGAAGTGCACTGCACCGACCCATTGTCGGTCATCGATATTCCAAACCTGATCCGCGAAACCGGCGACAAGGTCGAAATTACCGAGCGCAACGAGCAGCGCATCGTTTTCCTGATAGAGAAAACGAATGGCGCGATAGAAATCTGA
- a CDS encoding DUF3305 domain-containing protein — protein MSPAASPLVRIPVGVVIERRAAASAWTDFIWRAVGVLPGAPDIEPWTTLRADADGTLYYAGSAAIDLYRSETGRYRENLASGAAIIWVVMSPSEGPWPYAITAVTADSAEGESFTDASANLVEAVPMPDVIRGAIERFIAEHHVEREEFVKRKRGRADLEALGRRARGGRDE, from the coding sequence TTGAGCCCTGCCGCGTCACCGCTTGTGCGCATTCCTGTCGGCGTGGTGATCGAACGCCGCGCGGCGGCATCTGCCTGGACCGATTTTATCTGGCGCGCGGTCGGTGTGCTGCCCGGCGCGCCGGACATCGAGCCATGGACGACGCTGCGCGCGGATGCGGATGGCACGCTCTATTATGCCGGGAGTGCCGCGATCGATCTCTACCGCTCGGAGACCGGGCGTTATCGCGAAAATCTGGCCTCCGGTGCGGCCATCATCTGGGTGGTTATGAGCCCATCCGAAGGTCCGTGGCCTTATGCAATCACGGCGGTCACCGCCGACTCTGCCGAGGGCGAGAGTTTCACCGACGCGTCGGCCAATCTTGTCGAAGCGGTGCCGATGCCGGATGTCATCCGCGGCGCCATTGAACGATTCATCGCCGAACACCACGTCGAGAGGGAAGAGTTCGTCAAGCGCAAGCGCGGTCGCGCGGATCTCGAAGCGCTCGGGCGGCGTGCGCGCGGAGGTCGGGACGAATGA
- a CDS encoding DUF6505 family protein: MKLLRTIALDPSDTFVFDPAAEPGEWAVPGTFRFWRDDPATLHGKARSAFRSGFLGLQSWGWSTLVQIVDVKDGDRDTVVELLAQRLVERLGAPDLAAARRAAEEEVGFAESLCNDPAGILIAVRRTVEAGEIRETFRTLRSRCGSQSHRAFSFLEVDDAEQSADEIDLADTFVERDSK, encoded by the coding sequence ATGAAGCTGCTGCGGACAATCGCACTCGATCCGTCGGATACGTTTGTGTTCGACCCGGCCGCCGAGCCGGGCGAATGGGCGGTGCCGGGCACTTTCCGATTCTGGCGTGATGATCCGGCGACGCTGCATGGCAAGGCGCGTTCCGCGTTTCGCAGCGGATTTCTCGGCCTGCAATCGTGGGGTTGGTCAACCCTCGTTCAGATCGTGGACGTGAAGGATGGCGATCGCGATACGGTCGTGGAATTGCTTGCGCAACGCCTGGTCGAGCGGCTCGGTGCGCCCGATCTCGCCGCCGCGCGACGCGCGGCCGAGGAAGAAGTCGGCTTTGCCGAATCGCTTTGCAATGACCCGGCTGGCATCTTGATCGCGGTCCGCCGCACGGTGGAGGCTGGCGAGATCCGCGAAACATTCCGTACGCTGCGCTCACGCTGCGGATCGCAATCCCATCGCGCGTTCTCGTTTCTGGAAGTCGATGATGCCGAGCAATCGGCGGACGAAATCGATCTGGCCGACACCTTCGTGGAGCGTGATAGCAAATGA
- a CDS encoding biotin/lipoate--protein ligase family protein — translation MRVRAPFEQVLDLPPPFALVRLRERSDAFTHALDIASQSGAGTLVYVGRFDLAEFAVVLEPDEPLRTARRALYAGMVALSDALLAYAPPGKLVTVDWPDAIRIDGGLIGGGRLGWPGITREDERPEWLVFGAMIRMVLMSGEEPGAHPLASALEQEGFGDVGAARLTEAFARHLMTACDVWQSDGFDGLAREFVQRLPRTPGVIHEIAENGDLLVRRTGGTGAVRCELLPALNAPSWLDPDTGGPRL, via the coding sequence ATGCGTGTCCGCGCACCCTTCGAGCAGGTTCTCGATCTGCCGCCCCCGTTTGCGCTGGTGCGGCTGCGTGAGCGCTCGGATGCATTCACCCATGCGCTCGATATTGCGTCGCAAAGCGGCGCCGGCACGCTGGTTTACGTCGGACGCTTCGACCTTGCGGAGTTCGCGGTGGTTCTGGAGCCGGATGAACCGCTGCGCACGGCGCGCCGCGCCCTTTACGCCGGCATGGTCGCACTGAGCGACGCTCTGCTGGCCTATGCGCCGCCGGGGAAATTGGTGACGGTCGACTGGCCGGATGCCATTCGCATCGACGGTGGTCTGATTGGTGGCGGACGTCTTGGATGGCCGGGGATCACGAGGGAGGATGAACGACCGGAGTGGCTGGTATTCGGCGCCATGATCCGCATGGTGTTGATGTCGGGGGAAGAGCCCGGCGCGCATCCCCTCGCGTCGGCGCTGGAGCAGGAAGGTTTCGGCGATGTCGGCGCGGCAAGGCTGACCGAGGCTTTCGCGCGCCATCTGATGACGGCATGCGATGTCTGGCAATCGGACGGATTTGACGGCCTTGCACGGGAATTTGTGCAACGGTTGCCGCGCACGCCCGGCGTCATTCACGAGATTGCCGAGAATGGCGACTTGCTGGTGCGCCGTACAGGCGGCACCGGCGCGGTGCGCTGTGAGTTGCTGCCGGCATTGAATGCGCCATCGTGGCTTGATCCGGACACCGGGGGGCCGCGGCTATGA
- a CDS encoding formate dehydrogenase subunit gamma — MASFARYVRFAACVWTLFFIVLVVPASAQQPSRVDPNASAVTEQKLFQEQDRIHGRVSIPDQRSGVLEQPAGRDWRHFRDVTLRWIGGIAILGMLAILSIFYLARGMVRIQSGRSGRTIVRFSAFERFVHWMTATCFIILAISGLNITFGRPLLLPLIGFAAFSEWSQWAKYAHNYLSFPFTIGVILIFLMWIAGNIPNKVDVEWLKRGGGMVGHDHPPAYRFNAGQKAVYWIVVVGGGAVAATGYQLMFPFYLTGIEGMQLAHVVHAVVSVLFVAVMLAHIYIGTIGMEGAFEAMGEGTVDLNWAREHHSLWLDEQNARTGVNETHRRPSATPAE; from the coding sequence ATGGCGTCTTTCGCAAGATATGTTCGCTTCGCCGCCTGTGTCTGGACCTTATTCTTCATCGTTTTGGTCGTTCCGGCATCCGCCCAGCAGCCGTCCCGGGTCGACCCCAACGCGAGCGCGGTGACGGAGCAGAAGCTTTTTCAGGAACAGGACCGCATCCATGGACGCGTCAGCATTCCGGATCAGCGCTCAGGCGTGCTGGAACAACCGGCCGGCCGGGACTGGCGGCATTTCCGCGATGTCACGCTGCGCTGGATCGGTGGCATCGCGATACTCGGGATGCTTGCCATCCTCAGCATTTTCTATCTGGCGCGGGGCATGGTTCGCATCCAAAGCGGTCGCTCAGGCCGCACCATCGTTCGCTTCTCCGCCTTCGAGCGCTTCGTGCACTGGATGACCGCAACCTGTTTCATCATTCTCGCAATTTCAGGCCTGAACATTACCTTCGGTCGTCCTCTTTTGCTGCCCTTGATCGGCTTTGCGGCATTCTCGGAATGGTCGCAGTGGGCCAAGTACGCGCACAATTATCTGAGCTTCCCCTTCACCATCGGCGTCATTCTGATTTTCCTGATGTGGATCGCCGGCAACATTCCCAACAAGGTCGATGTCGAGTGGCTCAAGCGCGGCGGCGGCATGGTCGGCCATGACCACCCGCCGGCCTATCGCTTCAATGCCGGTCAGAAGGCTGTCTACTGGATCGTCGTCGTCGGTGGAGGTGCCGTGGCGGCGACCGGCTATCAGTTGATGTTTCCTTTCTATTTGACGGGCATCGAAGGCATGCAACTCGCGCACGTCGTTCACGCCGTGGTCTCGGTGCTGTTCGTCGCCGTCATGCTGGCGCATATCTATATTGGCACGATTGGAATGGAGGGAGCATTTGAGGCGATGGGTGAGGGTACGGTGGACCTGAACTGGGCCAGGGAACATCACAGCCTCTGGCTCGACGAACAAAATGCCCGCACCGGCGTCAACGAAACGCACCGCCGGCCGTCGGCAACGCCCGCGGAGTAG
- a CDS encoding DUF3306 domain-containing protein, which produces MTDKGFLSRWARRKRMANVSVPSETPVSEANEGQKNESVPPASKGVVESVEEFDLSTLPSLESISATTDVTAFLRKGVPLALSREALRRAWIADPTIRDFVGLAENAWDFNDPDAMPGFGPLDYTPEELRDLVARIVGGARRATDDIAGDAAPHPGTEQAPSAEADWHELPAAADVPTAAAGQIACEAEQRESEYISSQDPEADLRERQENSQRRVDGPSVVRRTHGGALPR; this is translated from the coding sequence ATGACGGACAAGGGTTTCCTGAGCCGTTGGGCGCGCCGCAAGCGCATGGCGAACGTGTCTGTCCCTTCCGAAACACCTGTTTCCGAGGCAAACGAGGGACAGAAGAACGAGAGCGTCCCGCCAGCTTCGAAAGGCGTGGTAGAATCCGTCGAGGAATTCGACCTCTCGACGTTGCCGTCGCTTGAGTCGATCTCAGCGACCACCGACGTCACCGCGTTCCTGCGCAAGGGCGTTCCGCTAGCGTTGAGTCGCGAGGCGCTCCGTCGTGCCTGGATCGCAGACCCGACGATCCGCGACTTCGTCGGGCTCGCCGAGAATGCCTGGGACTTCAACGATCCCGATGCAATGCCGGGGTTCGGCCCGCTGGACTATACGCCGGAAGAGCTGCGCGATCTGGTCGCCAGGATCGTTGGTGGCGCGCGGCGCGCAACCGACGACATCGCGGGCGATGCTGCACCGCATCCCGGAACCGAGCAGGCTCCATCGGCGGAAGCTGACTGGCATGAATTGCCGGCGGCGGCCGATGTGCCCACCGCAGCGGCCGGACAAATCGCTTGCGAAGCGGAGCAGAGAGAGTCGGAATATATTTCGTCGCAAGATCCTGAAGCCGACCTGCGTGAGCGACAGGAGAACAGTCAACGAAGAGTGGATGGCCCTTCAGTTGTTCGTCGCACTCACGGCGGCGCATTGCCAAGATAG